The Oryza glaberrima chromosome 5, OglaRS2, whole genome shotgun sequence DNA segment TTTGCAGCGTAGTTCTTTTCCCTGTTGCTGTTACATTCTTCATCACCTGGTGGTTTGTTAAGTTTGTTGATGGATTTTTCAGTCCACTGTATGCAAAGCTTGGATTTGATATATTTGGTAACTCTTGCAAAAATGCTTCTCTCTGGATATTTGTACTTATTATGGAAAAATACTATACTGTAATAGTTGAGAAATAACAGTCTGTATattactctttttttatatgTAATGCAGTTGTATATTAACATAATTAGActaggatgtttttttttcctgctggatttttttgtgtgtgtttgatCTAGACTTGATCTCCAAATATTAACTTGGATTTGCAAATCTGGGTGCGAAATAATGTGGTTTAGGTGCTTTAGTCAGGTAATTTAGTTTATGATGCTTTATTTTTATTGGATACAATGTTGATCCTGAACTGCTGACAATGCCAATAACAAGACACTTTTAGCCATTCATCAGTATGTCGTGCAATAACAACATCAAGCTATAACTGGCAAAATTTCATGGTTTGTTCTGTGTGGAGTAATAAAAGTTATGTCTTGTATTAATATTTTGTTCATGACAAATGGTTATCACATCTTTTCAGGCCTTGGGTTTTTGACTTCCTTGCTATTCATATTCCTAGTTGGAATATTTGTTTCTTCATGGGTGGGTTCAACTGTCTTCTGGATTGGAGAATGGTTTATTAAGAAAATGCCTTTTGTAAGGCACATATATTCTGCATCGAAGCAAGTTAGCACTGCTGTTTCACCAGGTGATTCATACGTATATACAAATCTATGTGCTTTGAAATAGTCCACCCATGATATTTCTTTTTAACTCATTCATGTTTTTCACTTGGAGTGACACATTGACACTGTTTCTGAAACTCATAAATTatagttgcaagttgcaacactATGTTTCTGCCCACTTCATGTCTTCATGTTGTGTTTTTGTAGGTATCGATAGGTTAACGTATCATTTTAATCATTATATTACAAGTTTCCAACTTTGTTGTAATTCATTTTCTCAACCAGaattttttcttatttcttattGACAGATCAAAATACAACGGCATTTAAAGAAGTTGCAATAATTAGTCATCCCCGTATTGGTGAATATGCATTTGGATTCATAACATCGACGATGATCCTTCAGGTATTTGTTTATACATATCATGTGCTCTAGAATGAATAGAATCTTGATGGTTTCAGCCTACACCTGCCTAGATGATTACCTCCAGATGCCTCATTCATATATAACTTCCTTGCTTAGCTTAGCTGACTCCGAGAaactttttgaatgtttttaatTTGTTGATTTTCATAAGCATGTGTTCGGTTGCTCCTTTTCTGTGTTTCCTTGTTTCTAGAATAGTTCCCTCACTTTGAGGGAAGTGGCAACGATTAGTTATGTTCATCTGAGTCAAAATAATGGTCACaagaaattttacaaaaccttGCTTGGCCTTATCTTATTAGCTGACTATTGAACTTAGAGATTATACTAGAAGATAGCTTACTAAAGATTTGCTAGTAGACCTATGCAAGGCCAAACAGCAACACAAAGCAAACATTTGCAGTCGGAACAGTGAAACTGGTGCCTTCGACTTTTTAGAAATTGGTGTACATTTTGATTTAGCAAGCAGCACAACAAATACTGTACTTGGttacatattaattatattacAGAGGCCCATATTTTGTTGCTCTGTGCAACTTCATAACGCCATTATTATCTATGATTGACACTTTTTTTCTGTGCGCTCTGAGATGATCATTTAATATTGCTTTACAGACTGACAAAGGTGATGAAGAACTGTGCAGTGTATATGTGCCAACCAATCATCTATATATCGGTGACATCTTCTTGGTTAGGTCTGAGGAGATTATAAGGCCGAATTTGTCCATTCGAGAAGGGATAGGTTGGTTCCTTTTCCAAATTTTGAAGTTACCGTTTGTGTGCTAGGTCTTTTCTCCTATCCAATTCAGTGTTTTATCCTAGTACATTTCTCTTATTCATCTAATCTTATGCTCTTTGTACTTTTTACAGAAATCATTGTTTCTGGAGGAATGACCATGCCGCAGGTGATTGCAGCACCAGGACAAACACCCCATAAGGGTCAGAGCACCCGTTTAAACAGAATGATGAGTGCGTGAGTACATCAGGTAAAATCTGCAGATGCGATCAGGCCTGTAAACCTGTCCCAGGCGGTTGCCAATAGATTTCTGATCCATGGCCATCTCAATTTCAGCAGCTGTTCTGTtgaatatacatagtatactgATATTGCCACCTAGCTTTTGTAGGTCTGCCCAGAGTTGCTGAGAGAGGGCAAATCGGTGGATGACAAAGCTGGAACAAGGTGATTGAGAAGCAGCATTGCTGGTAGATTAGGCAGATCAAAATACGAAAGTCAGTGTTGACTAGTCCGCATCGCTTAGGTTTGCTCGCTGAGTGAAAAGTTGTGTAATCTTTCAATCACGCTCCAAATGTATATCAGTACTGTGACCAATAGTATTTATACtcctttcaaaagaaaaaaaaatcgatagcATTTGTACCTTGTTTACTTCACTGCGTCCTGGTTCTTTTATGCACTTCAACTAAGGTCATCTGGAGGCTGTGTACCGGTCTTATGCACTTCAACTGAAACCAGGTTAACGCTTGGTCATCTTGAGCATGTTTCCATCGAGAAACCAAAAACTGATGTATCGTTTGGTCCTTTTGAGTCGGTTCATATTGAGAAATTGCTCGGTATACAAACAAGTTAAACaaactgaaatatttttttaaaaaaaaaatttgtcgaAATTTTATCTGTAGTGGTTATCGACGAAATAACTACGTGAACGGTAATTCGTATGTCTacccttctttcttttctttttttcacttGCTAGTTCTGGTTAGTACTCCCTTTCCAATTTGATAATACTTATTGTTTTGGACAAAAACAGTCtcaa contains these protein-coding regions:
- the LOC127773219 gene encoding protein LIKE COV 2-like; the encoded protein is MPEEKEYAPVPLGQAPEAVDPEDPVKSPPRPTSPANSTRKACFAVLQSWVSRKFMTGCVVLFPVAVTFFITWWFVKFVDGFFSPLYAKLGFDIFGLGFLTSLLFIFLVGIFVSSWVGSTVFWIGEWFIKKMPFVRHIYSASKQVSTAVSPDQNTTAFKEVAIISHPRIGEYAFGFITSTMILQTDKGDEELCSVYVPTNHLYIGDIFLVRSEEIIRPNLSIREGIEIIVSGGMTMPQVIAAPGQTPHKGQSTRLNRMMSA